CAATGTCCTGTTGTTCGAAACGACAGTCTGCTGGGAATGCCAGAACTTCTATGTCCCGCGTTTTGATCCCGAGAAGCGCCGCTATACTCACGGCTGGTACGGATTTGCTAACGACGACAAAGCGAAGTCGTTGCTCAAATTGTTCCGGTCACTCCTTCCGCATCCCAAGCTGTAAATCGGCGGACCATGTTCTGACGTTTGACCGTGACGACTCCAACTCGTAATGCCTACATCGGTTGCGTTTCGATTAGGGCATGTCTGTAGCGAACACACGATTTCTCGCCGCTTTCCTGCCGGACGGAAGTACCGCCTCTATGCCGTTGCCCATTCGCTTTTCGGGGAACGGCCAACTGACGAGCAAGGCTGGGCGGTCAACGTCACACTGTGCCCATACAACCAAGCAGAACGGTGGCGGTAACCGATCCGTGAAGTCAAAGTTTTTGAAAAGGATGATTCCTTGCCGCTGCTCGGCCACCCCAGACGCTAGCCGAAAGAAGCTCTCTACATTCTTACCATTGGGATCCTGCGAGTTCAAATGAAGCTCAACCTTAAAAAAGACCGCGTCACACTCCGCAAGTACATCGAAAAACGCATTCGGGACTACCCGGTCTATGAGAACCTTGGCCCTGGTGACGATGAAGCCGCTATCGCTTTGCTTACCGTTGGCTACTACGCGGCTCAGGGCGGTTATGTAAATCTCGTATTCGACACACGTGAGCAAGCAGAGGTTGATGGCGAATGGACCGTCCATATCGACAATGAGACCAGCACCTGTCCGTTTCCGAAATGGAACGCCGCCTGCGAAGCAATCTATGAAGGCAACGCCGTAGTCGTCACAAAACACGATGGGACTGAGGTGAAATTCCCTGACGCCGACGACGAAGAAACGATTCAAGCCGTATTTGGGGATATGATTGTCGACTTGATTACCGAACTTCGCGACGATGGCACGCTGTCCAAGCTACCTTTGGCCCCCAATGCATTTATGGTTGTCGAAGAATTCGACGGTCAATTTCTCTTCCCAACTTACGAAACTCGCAAAACGGCTGGACGCATCCTGCAGTGACAGAGAACGATCCAGTTCACCGGAGCCAGGATTGCAAGGTTTCGAAAATGGGTAGCCAACTTCCCGTGCCCCGTGTCGGGTGACGTTACCAACCTCAAAGACTGTAATTGACCAAACATGCAACAAATTCTTGATTCGCTCCTGGAGTACCTCAGCGGCAATTGGCCCGAACTCGTTTGGATTGTCCTTGTTGCTGGAGTGGCGTCTTACCTTGCCGGTCGTCGGTCTCAGCTTCAATGGCGCAATCGAGATTTCATGAACCGACTCAATGTGTCGCTAACTTCGATTGACAACGGCACGCTTAAGATTCGGACGATCCTGGAGACGGACGCTGAAGATATCTTTTTGAATCGTGCAGCGTCCTCGCGAATCGTCGAATTGGCAAAACTGACCACCGCGTCAGATCCGTTTATCCCTATCCCGCCGGACGATCGCTGGTTCTATTTGAATTCTGTGCTCAATGAAATTAGCGAGCGTTTCGCATTAGGGCACCTGAAGGCCGACGCTGGACAACCTGTTGCCTCTGAGTCTTACTTGCTGTGCCTGACCTGTGAACGAGCGGGGGCGGTTCGTACTCAGAAGATCCGTGCGATGCTTGTCCGAGAGGAACTTTTGCGACAGTTACCAGACGAAGAGCCGACTTACGAAGCAGCGTCTCATGCAACTCGCTGGGACACATTGCAGAAAATGTCTGCAAGATGGACGGAGGACCCCGATGTTTTCCTCCGCCTTGAACTGTACTTGTGAAACTGGCGGCGACTTCGATGTCAATTAGCGATCGGATCCAAGACGTGCTGGCGAATTGTGTTTTCGATGTGGAGTAAACCTGTCGCAATGTGTGTGATCCTTGGCGTTCCTCCGAATATGGTCTGCAACATGCCGCGGCACAGCGAAGTTCTAAAACTTGCAATACAAACGTTTGCGGACGTGCATGGACGGTGGCCGCGATCAATTGAAGAACTCGATCCATACGGGATGCGCAATTTTGGTCGCTATCAACTATCAGGGTTCAACGACGCAACGGAATCAGAAATCAAACTGCGTTATGTTCATCGGACAGGAAAATCCGTGGTCTGTGTTTCTCGAATAACAGAGGAATCGTCTGGCAACTAGGCGCCGCCAAGACTCCACCACGCGGTTCGCCGGTAAAAGCGATTTTCGTAGCATGCAACACTACATCGTTCCCAGAGACTGGCTGGTTGCCATCTCGCTGTTGAGCGTCGGTGCCGGACTTATATTTCCTCTCACGCTACGCCATGATTGGATCGGTACGCTTGCCGTTGCTACGATGCCCTTACTGGTCGTCCCTGTCTTGTTGTTCGGGTGTTACTGCATCTATTCTCACGCGCGCACTGTCATCAAATCGCTCCAATCGTCAACGGACGACGACTCGGAACAATGACCAGCAAGCCGGTATCCTTCAATTCCAAGGAAGTACGGGTTGTCAGTTTCTGAGAATCGATGTTTGACTCTCTGTCTTTGCTGAACCGCGACGTTACCCGCAAAGAACGTTGCACGCCGAATAGCCAGCACTTTCACCCACAACGTTGGATCGAACCATGGAGCCGACTGCTTTGACAATGGACAACCTCTAGCGGCGGTCGGGTGATCGCAATTGTTTTGCGGCAAAGTCAATCTCAATAGAAGCGAGCCTAGGCAAATGGCGAAATCACACTACATGCGGTTCACAAGCAACATTGAAAGCACACTTGATCGTATCGGCGGGCTTCCAACGCATCTGCCACCCGAATTTCCAAGTTGCCCCAGCAACGAAGAGCCAATGGCATTCATCGCGCAATTTCAGTGTATTGAGTCCCGCATTCCAGTAGACGATGCTAGGCTAGTCCAGATTTACCAGTGTGCAGACGATGATCCTTGGCCAGTCGCGATTACGATTCCAAAGGATGCTCCTGAAAATACCGAATGTCTCGGTGTACCTCAGCCACTACTTGATCCGGCAGCCATCAATTGGAATGTCGTCAACGAATCGGTTGAGCCAGGCGACTGGAATACCGTGGAAGCATTGCCGCCAGAACAGGAGGGGCGTCTTCAATCATCGAAGGCAGGCGGTTTTTGCTATTATGATGACTTGGTAGAAGATGGAGAGCGATTCCTGCTTCAACTGCAAGAACCAGATGCATTGCGCTGCGTCTTTGGGGGCCAAACTCTCGTCTTGCTGCTTGACCGAGCTGGCAAACCGGAAGCTCGCCTTGGTTGATTCTAATTCAAACTCAACATTCCGTATAAACAACGGATGTACTTGCATTGCCGTGTTGGGTTTCCTGAAGTGGTGAGTCGTTCGCGGCGACCACATGATTTGTGTCGTTCTACATCAGAGGATTTATGGCTCTCACGAAACGCCGCAACAATTGGTACGGAGAAGACCACGCAGACCTGCGTAAGGAACTGGCTCGCTACAGCACAGTGAACGGGTATCCGATCGATAATTTCACCAATGTAAAATGCAAATGTGGCTGCCAACTCTTCGAGCTGTATACCGACGAGGAACAAGGTGCAGCGATGCGTACCTGCACGCAGTGCCACAACGAACACTTGATGGGCGATAGTGCAGACTACGTCAGCGAGGCCGAACTAGTACCGCACGAATGCAACTGCAGAAAAGACCAGTTTCAAATTGTTGTTGGCGTTCATCGATATAGAAATGCTGATGATTCAGTTTCCGACGACGTTCGATGGCTCTATATTGGTTGCCGATGCCCTAAGTGCAACTTGCTTGGGTGTTATGCCGATTGGAAGAACGAGTTTGAAGAGTATCGCAAGTTGCTGCGACGGATGTAGCCGCATCAAACTGAGGCATAAAAAGCGTTGAACACGGAGCCGTGGATCGGGCGGCGTTGAATTAAAATCTCTTCTTGCCGCGTCCCGATCAACGCGGGCGGTCTTCAGCAAAATGTCCGACGCAATTCTTTCAAAGATTCAAGAGCTATTTGGCGTTGAGAAGTACAACTCGCTCGTACGCCAAGTCTCTGAGACGAAACGCCGACAGAAGTTCAAATACTGGCAGGAAGATCTGTTTAAAAAGTTGGCAGCCAACTCTGAATTCAAGATCATTTCTGTCGACGAATACGTTGCAGCATTCGAGCATGCTCCGACTGCCAACTTAGAAATTACCCGCGAGCAGTTCTTGGCTGATCCGTGCAGCTTTTGGATGAAGCCGGTTACAATTCCAGACGACTGGTTCGTGGAAGCGTGGGATTCCGACGAGCAATTCAGAGGCAACCAGAGTGCTGAATACATTGACGAAGCCAGCGCCAACGGAGATCTGAAATGCATGCGAGACGGCCTAAAACGCTTGGCTAAACTGCTTCCGATCGAACGCTCGATCGAACTCTATTGTGCTGTGCGTGATGAATCTCCGCACCGTGAGCCAGAATACCGTCCGACATTCAAAAAGGTTTTCGGCAAAGATTTTGATTCATTCCCCGATCCGATTGATCAAGTACGGTTCCTCATCTGTGACTCCTGCCAAATGGCGGACGTGTCGTTCACTGTACCCGGTTCGACAGAGAATTCGCTCACACCTCCAGATTCAAAATGTCCGAATTGTGGCGGATCCCGATCTGACTGCACTGCAGAATTCACCTAAATACAGCAGTTTCATCGCATGCTCCGGAGCGGCGGTGGCCAGCGTGTGCTGAAAGCAATATCAACTCCCGCCATCCGGTGATGGCGGTGCGTCATATGACTCAACAATGGATTCAAAGCTACAACAAATTCAAGCGACGTTGAACGCAGCTGACGAAACGGATGTAACTCGTCTGGACGAATCACATATCCGGAAAATCCGACTTTCGTTTCCAAACGTGCCGAATGACTACCTCGATCTTTTAAAGACAATTGGCTGGGGGAACTACGGATTTGTAGTTTATTCGGGACCAGTTCACCCCGATGAAATTTTTGGTGTGGATGGTGCTACAGATATTCGGCACTTCCTGATAATTGGTGACAACATGGCGGGCTGGATGTTTGCATACGACACAACACAAACTCCATGGAGAATGGTACTGCTGAACCACAACGTTCCAGTACATACCGGAAACAGTCCAGCCGATTTCACGTCGTTTGTTTTGGCAGAATTAATCCGAGAGTGAAAACGCCGCACAACAATGCTGTGCAGGTGATGACGGATTACGGTAGTTGCTTGACCGGATGTTCGAATCTCCATCCCCCGTGATGCCTGACGTTTCCCTTGGCATGACACCTAACTGGCTTTCAGCTTTCTAATGGGCAATCACAAATTCGAAGAGATGCAACACTTCAAGAAAGGATTCGAGTTACAAGTTGGGGTTACCGCGGTAGCCGTTGTAGCTGCGTTCCCCTTACTGTGCATTACGTCGGAAGTGATTTTCGGCACGACCAATTCGATCTTACTTCGCCTCACTCGTTCGCTAGCGTGTTTGTTCTTTGCAACAATGATATGGCGTGGCTCCCGAATCTTCCGCATAGGAACTGCGATCCTTTCCTTTGCGATATCATTGCTGACTTTTGCTGTGTTTCTACTAGTTGCATTGTTCAATCCCAATGGGCAAGACGCTCGGACTGCGAATGCTGTCTTTATGGTGTACCTTGCCTTTATGGGCGTGCTGTTGCTTCTGCCACCGGTCGCAAGGTTTCAGACCCTACAGGTTCAGCGAAGGCGTCGCAAAGCAATCGACACGGAGCCGTGAAACCAAAGTTTTTGAAAGGGGTGACTCATCTCCGCTAGCTTATGCCCAAAAACGGATTCATTTGAAATAACTGAATTCGGTTGAAATATGTCCGTCACTCCAACAAGAAGATACATATAAAGAAGTCTCGATTTCATCGCCTCGAGGTTTATACAACCCGAGACGGGCACGGCCATCGCCGTAAAGAACGCTACCTTCACGGAGTGAAGGGCGACAATCGAATATCAAGAGGCTACCCAAGCCCCCTTGGGCCGGCGAGTTGGGTTATAAACGTGGGTGATCGATCCAGGTGTCGGGTGATCTCCGACGTTATTCAGCAAACTTGAATATCCCATGTGGATAAGGACTGGAATACAGCATGCCCATTACGATGAACGATCTCACAATAAGCCCTAGTGGTGTGGACATGGATGATCTACTGAGCGACTGGGAATGGGCGATGCCAGAACCTCTTCGTCCGGTTCTCCTTACTGCAATGGGTGACGTTTTCGCTCAAGGCGAATCGGGTGCGGTGTACTTCATCGACATGGTCGAGGGAATGATCAAATCGGTTGCTGACGATGGTCCGTCGTTCCAATCTCTTCTATCAGATACAAAATTCGTGACCGACCATATGTTCCCTTCGCGGATCATTCAGCTACGGAACGCCGGAAAGTTACTGGCGCCCAATCACGTCTACAGTCACGCGCAGCCGTTGGTGCTTGGGGGCAATGATGATACGGACAACGTCGAAGTGACCGACGTCAGTGTTCATGTTGGCATCCATGGCCAGATTCACCGTCAGGTCAAAGATCTTCCGGACGGTGCATCCATCGACAGCATCAAAATCGAGTGAACTCGGAGCTGAATTTCCATGCATCCACCAAAACGATGGTGGGGTCCCAAGCCGACATGAAATCTGCGGTTCTTGATCTCTTGAGGGCGTCTGGAAACTCGGTGTGCCCTGATTAATGACAGATCGCTACCGATGCCAGGCTAAGCCCCACTAGTCCGCAAGTCATCCCTGCGACCATGGTCGCTAGTTGGATGAACGCCAGCCTTGCACGACGTCAGTGAATCGTTTGGGTTCGTCGGTTGCGTACCAGCGAATCCCTAATTCCAGCAGAGCGGTTAGTGACGAGTCGTCGAAATGAAATGGAAACACTTCCAGATCGATCTCGGCATCCCGCGTTTTCGTTAGTGCAGATGCGAGATAGCTGGGCTCAAGCTGATACCGAGACCCATCCGGGGTTGCTTTGTCATGTAGATGAAGCTGCACCTGATCGACGCCATCAAATTCCGATTGGACGACTTTGTCGAACTTGGATTTGATCTCTTCAGCGGTCCCTCCGATCCAGATCATCGTTCGCAGCCCTTTGGTAATCGACTTGAGCGTCTTGCAATCCGACTGCCTGGGACTGGCAATTAAGATCTGTTCGTTGACGCGATACTGATCGATCAGCTGACCAAGCTTGGCCAGGTCAACATCCTTGATATCCAGATACACCAGACGGTTCTGATCTTCCTGCATCTTTTGAAAGACCTCTTCGAGCATCGGAACGACTTCGCCTTTGAAGTCATCACTAAATCCGATCCCTGCGTCCCACTTGCGAACCTCTGCAAAATCCAGTTCCTTGACCTTGATGTTGCGAAGTCGCTGTGGCGCGGTTGTCGTTCGGGCTAAGGTTGCGTCATGCAGACAAATAATGACATCGTCTTTGGTGGTACGCACGTCGACTTCCGGAATCCCACCTAAATTCCATGTATACATCGCGGCGCCGATCGTATTGTCAGGTGCCTCATGTGCGCCGCCACCACGATGGGCCTGCCAATAGACTTTGTCGGTCTTTGATTGGGCATAGCCGCTTCCAACATTGACTAAGACACAGATGCCAAAAGCGACTAAAGCCGACGCAGATTTCAGCCGTTGAAGATATCGGTTTGTATTCATCGAATGATTCGAAGTTCGTTGCCTTGGTGGATGTCGCTGTGAAATGCAGACCGTCAAAGGGCCAGCTGTTCGTTCGCTGCGGACGAGACGCTACGGACCATCATCGATGCATGCGCGGGTATCATGGATCAGCAGATTATAGAGTTTAAGTGGACACGACCGGCAACCGCTTTCGCTTCGCTTGCAGGACGCTTCGCTATATCTTCATCCGCAGCATTTCAAATCAGCCATCGCAAATCTGTCCAAACGCCGACCGCACCTGATCAGATTTGATGTAATCCATCGCGGTCTTGTCGACCTTGTTGCGCAGACGATGATCGACGCCTGCGCCAAGCAGGCATTTGATGATCTCCACAGCGACGGCCCGCTTGCCCTTGGTCGATGGTGCGCCGGTTTGCGTTACCGCGCGATGAAGTGCTGTGGAGCCCGACCGCTTGTCAACTGCGTTAACATTCGCACCTGCTTGGATCAGTTCGACTGTTGCGGCAAGGCTTCTGAAACGGACCGCGCGGTGCAGCGGTGTCACGCCGTTTTTATCAGTCTCGTTGACCGAGACGCCCTCCTGAATCAGATAACGAATGACGTGCGTTTGACGATCGGCATGCGGATCGTGTGCTGAACAGGCGGCAAGCAAGGTTCCGGCAAGATCATATCCCTGCCCTCGAAACTGTTTCAGCTTCAACAACTGGAGTTCAAATGCGGCTTGCTGAACTTCGTTCATCGATTTGCGAATGGACCACGCACTGCCAAAGCCAACGAAACCTATTCACCTGCACCGAGATGTTGCTTGAACCATTGGAGCGATTCCGAAATTGCACTCGGCATGTCTTTTTCCAAACCGTGCCCGGAGTTTTCGTAAAGCACGAATTTGTTTTCCACATCGGTGGCATCCATTTTCTCGTGGATCATCCGTCCTTGCTCCGGAAGAACGAGCGTGTCCTTACCACCGGAGATAATCAGGCAGGGGGAATCATCCGGCGTGACGTGATACAGCGGCGAAACCGCCTTGGCTTCTTCCTTGGAAATGTCCAACCCCGGAAAGGATCGATACTGATCCGCCAAACCTGGCGTACTCCAGACGTAGTTAGTTAAATCGCTGGGCGGCACCAAAGCGACACCCGCAGCGATTCGGCTGCCGGTTTTTTCCAAAGGTGTTTTCCCATCGAAGTCGCCATCATCACCGGTCGTCGCCAGCATCAGTGTCAGGTGACCACCGGCACTCATTCCGATCACGCCGATACGTTCGGGATCGATCTTATAGGTTTCGCTATCGCGCCGGATCACACGAATCGCCTGACGCACGTCGGAAACCGCTTCGGCAATTGAATATCGTGGACTGCTACCATGACGAACCGCGAACACTTTGTAACCGGACGCCATGAACGGAGAGAGAATGAACTTGGTCTGCTCCGGCGGATTCCACTTCGATCGCCAGCCACCGCTGACAATGAACACAACGGCTGCCCCATTGGCCGTTACCGTCGGGTCGAAAACATCAAACGTCATCGCCAAGCCATCTTTATGGCCATAGATCACTTCGCGATACCCATCGTCGGTCGATTGAGCGATCGCGACGTTGCCAAGACTTGATCCGCAAAGCATCGAAACAACGGTCACACACACGAGCAACCGAGACGGCGACTTTACCATGCGAAGCTTCATCGGATTTCCAAATTGAATCGAGAGACGACGGGACCGGTCCGGGACTATTGTGACCACTCCTGTTCATAATAGCGAACCAGAATTTGGTCGTTGAGCCGATTCGGTTCGACCTCAACGGGATGCACATCCACAGGCAGATCGAACATCGCGATACGATTTGACTCGCTCAAGAAACGCAGGTTATCGGGAAGTTCCCGCAGAGCCTGATACTCACCGGCAATGCTGCTTCGCAAAGGAGACTTTCCGGCAAGGGCAAAGCCCCAGATGCCGAAGGTCGGGACTGACGCTTGAAAGCCACGCACATCAAATCCGGCTTG
This is a stretch of genomic DNA from Stieleria sp. JC731. It encodes these proteins:
- a CDS encoding ankyrin repeat domain-containing protein, with amino-acid sequence MNEVQQAAFELQLLKLKQFRGQGYDLAGTLLAACSAHDPHADRQTHVIRYLIQEGVSVNETDKNGVTPLHRAVRFRSLAATVELIQAGANVNAVDKRSGSTALHRAVTQTGAPSTKGKRAVAVEIIKCLLGAGVDHRLRNKVDKTAMDYIKSDQVRSAFGQICDG
- a CDS encoding glycerophosphodiester phosphodiesterase translates to MNTNRYLQRLKSASALVAFGICVLVNVGSGYAQSKTDKVYWQAHRGGGAHEAPDNTIGAAMYTWNLGGIPEVDVRTTKDDVIICLHDATLARTTTAPQRLRNIKVKELDFAEVRKWDAGIGFSDDFKGEVVPMLEEVFQKMQEDQNRLVYLDIKDVDLAKLGQLIDQYRVNEQILIASPRQSDCKTLKSITKGLRTMIWIGGTAEEIKSKFDKVVQSEFDGVDQVQLHLHDKATPDGSRYQLEPSYLASALTKTRDAEIDLEVFPFHFDDSSLTALLELGIRWYATDEPKRFTDVVQGWRSSN
- a CDS encoding T6SS immunity protein Tdi1 domain-containing protein, coding for MPITMNDLTISPSGVDMDDLLSDWEWAMPEPLRPVLLTAMGDVFAQGESGAVYFIDMVEGMIKSVADDGPSFQSLLSDTKFVTDHMFPSRIIQLRNAGKLLAPNHVYSHAQPLVLGGNDDTDNVEVTDVSVHVGIHGQIHRQVKDLPDGASIDSIKIE
- a CDS encoding alpha/beta hydrolase, translating into MKLRMVKSPSRLLVCVTVVSMLCGSSLGNVAIAQSTDDGYREVIYGHKDGLAMTFDVFDPTVTANGAAVVFIVSGGWRSKWNPPEQTKFILSPFMASGYKVFAVRHGSSPRYSIAEAVSDVRQAIRVIRRDSETYKIDPERIGVIGMSAGGHLTLMLATTGDDGDFDGKTPLEKTGSRIAAGVALVPPSDLTNYVWSTPGLADQYRSFPGLDISKEEAKAVSPLYHVTPDDSPCLIISGGKDTLVLPEQGRMIHEKMDATDVENKFVLYENSGHGLEKDMPSAISESLQWFKQHLGAGE